A genomic window from Corticium candelabrum chromosome 8, ooCorCand1.1, whole genome shotgun sequence includes:
- the LOC134183488 gene encoding kelch domain-containing protein 9-like — protein MWESVNCEGPSLCFHAGSVVRDCFYIHGGVTSRLSSEASFQLWKFDFSSLNWSSITSSGAPNCSHHVAVTQHDRYLILIGGWNGKSRTSDVHVFDCVDETWHHTRTIGFPEGAGLSSHTATSLRDGNFIVTGREGGLRTQRRAGSTFKLSGDASRRGCSFQYLDTSMGIASRSGHTACPMTQGRLALLGGRSDHLLEYLVKVPVTIDVHPKIVEKLSCLCTGLRPCPKPPGGRRNHVSVSVGEMVVMHGGETFDGKAKAAVFDVWVMDVRGGGLKWLKVGQGVGDVARAGHVVCVARDNIFIHGGFDESGRTRNEVMKLS, from the coding sequence ATGTGGGAATCTGTCAACTGTGAAGGGCCGTCGCTGTGCTTTCACGCCGGTTCTGTTGTTAGAGATTGTTTTTACATACACGGTGGGGTCACTAGTAGGTTGAGTTCGGAAGCTTCATTTCAATTATGGAAATTTGATTTTTCGtcactgaattggtcttcgATTACGTCATCAGGGGCACCTAATTGCAGTCATCATGTCGCCGTGACGCAACACGATCGGTACTTGATTCTGATTGGTGGATGGAACGGAAAGTCCCGTACGTCGGATGTTCATGTCTTCGATTGTGTAGACGAAACTTGGCATCATACAAGGACCATAGGGTTTCCTGAAGGCGCCGGTCTGAGTTCACATACTGCAACTTCACTTCGAGATggaaattttattgttactgGCCGAGAGGGCGGGCTGCGAACACAGAGAAGAGCTGGTTCAACATTTAAACTCTCTGGTGATGCATCCAGGAGAGGATGCAGTTTTCAATATTTGGATACTTCAATGGGAATAGCGTCTCGTTCTGGTCATACTGCATGCCCCATGACACAAGGCCGATTGGCTCTACTTGGTGGTCGATCCGATCATCTATTGGAATATTTAGTGAAAGTTCCTGTTACAATCGACGTTCATCCAAAAATTGTTGAGAAACTGTCTTGTCTATGCACAGGCCTGAGACCGTGTCCCAAACCACCAGGCGGTAGAAGGAATcatgttagtgtgtctgtggGTGAGATGGTTGTCATGCACGGTGGTGAGACGTTTGATGGAAAGGCGAAGGCTGCTGTTTTTGATGTTTGGGTTATGGATGTACGAGGAGGCGGTCTGAAGTGGCTGAAAGTGGGACAGGGTGTTGGCGATGTGGCTCGTGCTGGTCACGTGGTGTGTGTTGCTAGGGACAACATTTTCATTCATGGTGGATTCGACGAGAGCGGGAGGACTCGCAATGAAGTGATGAAACTTTCCTAA
- the LOC134183059 gene encoding peptidyl-prolyl cis-trans isomerase E-like yields the protein MPANKKMLYVGGLAEEVDEKVLNAAFIPFGDILDIQLPLDFATQKHRGFAFVEFESAEDAAAAMDNMNDADLFGRTIKVNIARPAKVKEGSSKAVWADDDWLKKHAGATLEVTEDGVSQANGGDGQTEEDTATGEPPAKKSKFNPKVFMEISIGNQPAGKIVILLRQDVVPRTAENFRALCCHEKGFGYKGSVFHRIIPQFMCQGGDFTNNNGTGGKSVYGVKFDDENFILKHTGAGTVSMANSGPNTNGSQFFLCTEKTDWLDDKHVVFGQVVEGLDVMRKMEMVGTQAGKTSRRVTITDCGEV from the exons ATGCCTGCGAACAAGAAAATGCTGTACGTTG GTGGGTTAGCTGAGGAAGTCGATGAGAAGGTCCTCAATGCGGCTTTTATTCCATTTGGCGACATTCTGGACATCCAACTGCCTCTCGACTTTGCGACAC agaAACATCGCGGTTTTGCATTTGTTGAGTTCGAGAGTGCAGAGGATGCAGCAGCTGCTATGGACAACATG AATGATGCCGATTTGTTTGGTCGGACGATAAAGGTGAACATTGCTCGACCAGCGAAGGTCAAGGAAGGTTCAAGTAAAGCCG tttgGGCGGATGATGATTGGCTGAAAAAGCATGCAG GTGCTACACTAGAAGTCACCGAAGATGGAGTTAGTCAGGCAAATGGAGGCGATGGTCAAACAGAAGAAGACACAGCA ACTGGTGAGCCACCTGCAAAGAAATCGAAGTTTAATCCGAAGGTTTTCATGGAGATTTCGATTGGAAATCAACCGGCTGGGAAGATTGTGATACTG CTTAGACAAGATGTGGTACCAAGAACGGCAG AGAACTTCCGAGCACTTTGTTGTCATGAGAAAGGGTTTGGCTACAAAGGCAGTGTCTTCCACAGGATCATCCCTCAATTT ATGTGTCAAGGTGGTGACTTCACCAACAACAACGGCACAGGAG GCAAGTCAGTCTATGGTGTGAAGTTTGATGATGAAAATTTTATATTGAAACATACGGGAGCTG GTACAGTGTCGATGGCTAATTCGGGTCCAAACACTAACGGGTCACAATTTTTTCTTTGTACAGAGAAAACAGATTG GCTTGATGACAAACATGTTGTATTTGGTCAAGTAGTAGAAGGACTTGATGTCATGAGGAAAATGGAA ATGGTTGGTACACAAGCTGGAAAGACGAGTCGAAGAGTAACCATTACAGACTGTGGTGAGGTGTAG